GTCCGCCGCGCTCTCCGCGCGCCTCGTGGCGGACCAGCTGCCCGCCGAACGCCTGGACGAGCAGCTGCGCACGATGCTGGAGAACTACCTGCGCCCCGACTCCCCCACCGAGGAGTGACTCATGCGCGACACCTCGCTGAACGCCGCCCGCAGGAATCGCGAACTGTCCGAACTGGCCGAAACCGAGCGGGTGGACCTGCTGGTGATCGGCGGCGGTGTCACCGGCACCGGAGTCGCGCTCGACGCGGCCTCCCGGGGGCTGTCGGTGGTGCTGGCCGAGCGGCACGACCTGGCGTTCGGCACCAGCCGGTGGAGTTCCAAGCTCGTGCACGGCGGGTTGCGCTACCTGGCCTCCGGCAACGTCGGCATCGCGTACGAGAGCGCGGTGGAGCGCGGAATCCTGCTGCGCCACACCGCCCCGCACCTGACGGCGCCGCTGCCGCAGCTGGTGCCGCTGCTGCCGGAGACGAGCACGGGACAGGCCGCGTTGGTGCGGACGGGTTTCCTGGCCGGGGACGCGCTCCGACTGGCGGCGCGGACCGGTTCGAGCTCGCTGCCTCGCTCCCGGGGGATCAGCACCGCCGAGACACTGCGCATGGCGCCCCCGGTCCGAAACGAGGGATTGCGCGGCGGGCTGCTGGCCTGGGACGGGCGATTGACCGACGACGCCAGGCTGGTAACCGCGATCGCCCGCACCGCGGCCGGACACGGCGCCAGGGTGCTCACCCGGTGTGCCGCCGAGGACGTCACCGGTGAAGGGGCCGTGCTGCGCGATCGGTTCGGCGGCGGGACGGTGCCGGTGCGGGCGCGGGCCGTGGTCAACGCGGCGGGTGTGTGGGCCGGTGAGATCGCCGGGGATCTGAAGCTGCGCCCCAGCCGCGGAACGCACCTGGTGGTCGCGGCCGAGTCGCTGCCCGGTCTGCACGCGGGACTGACGGTGCCGATCCCGGGAACCACCAACCGGTTCGTGTTCGCGCTGCCCGCCGACAACGGAAGAATCCACATCGGACTCACCGATGAGGAGGCACCCGGAGACGTGCCGGACTTCCCGGAAGCGGCGCGGCACGAGGTGGACTTCCTGCTGGAGACGATCAACACCGTGCTCACCGAACCGCTGCGTTCGCAGGATGTGCTCGACACGTACTCGGGGCTGCGTCCGCTGCTGGACGGCGGCGAGTCGGACGGCAGCGCGGATCTGTCCCGGAGCCACACGGTGCTTACCGGCGAGAACGGCGTGATCAGCGTGGTGGGCGGCAAGCTGACCACCTACCGGCGCATGGCCGAGGACGCGGTGGACGCGGCGGTCCGGCACGCCGGGCTGAGCGCGGGACCGTGCCGCACCAGGCGACTGCCGCTGGTGGGAGCGGCCGACCGGGCGCGGTTGTCCCGGGTGCGCGCACCGCGCGAGCTCGTCGCGCGTTACGGCACGGAGGCGCCGGCCGTGCTCGAACAGGCCGAGGGGGACGGGGCCGCGCTGGAACCGGTCACCGGGAACGTGTCGACCACCCCAGCCGAGCTGCGGTTCGCCGCGCGGCACGAGGGTGCGCTGGACACAGCGGACCTGCTCGACCGCAGAACCCGTGTCGGCGTGGTGGCACGCGACCGCGAGGCCGCGCTGCCCGCCGCCCGGCACGCGCTGGAATGAGGCGAGCGCGCCGGAAGCACCAGCGGCGGGTAATCAGGTCCGCGCCGGGAGACCGACGCCAGCCCCGATGCCTCTCCGTAGAACGTGCTGGTCATACTCCCGGTGCTGTTCGCGACACTCGCCGCCCGGCGGCACTGATAGGACGGTTTTATCCCCAAACGAAGTACGAGCACACGATTCGCAACGGTTTCATGATCGGTGAAGGTGCTCGGGTCGCCCCGTGTGACAGCTCCGACTCGTACACCCTCCGCATACGCCACAGCGAGCATTGACCGGAAAGGTGAGTCACCGGCAGTACGCGCGAGGGGAATTCGCCCCCGGAAAACGAAGATCTGATCGAACATCCTTGCCATCACTGGTGGGGATCGTCACCCATTGCCCGATTCGGCGGACATCGCGGCCACGATATCTCGCCCAGGAAGACTCACCGAGGGAACACTTCCCGCGTTGAGCACCAGATAAACCTCGGATAGCATGTCACGAATCGCAGCCACCGGAATCGAAACCACCCGCCCTCCAGAAGTATTCCGTTCCTCGGAAGTGCAGGCATAAACAAGGCGGGTTCCCGACTGATCAGCCACCACGGGAATACGACCCGGATCCCCGGGATCGACCGAAAACAGGAGTTCCACACCACTTCCCACGAGCTCCGCTACGAGCCCTTCCTCCGGACCGTAGCCGCTGGCAGCCAGCTCCAACGCTCGTTCAACAGCATTTCGAGGCTCAGGGAAACCCCTGACTTTCGGCCCGGGAAAATATTTTGGATTCGCGATGTAATCGTTCGTCAAAATATCGCCCGACTCCGAGACGGGAAAAGCGCCACGAACACCCCAGCCAGGAACACTTCCGTTCGCGTCGAACTCCGGATCGACAACATAGACACGTTTCCCGGGGTTAGCGAGAGCTTGCTGCCTCATCCCTTCGGTAACAGCGGGAACAGGAATTTGATGGTTACTCATTGCTTCCCTTCAACGGACTGTAGTTCGGATTCGGCTCGAAATTGTCGGAACGCACGGGAAGACCGGACTCAGGATCTTTAATTATCTCGTATCGACCAATTATCCGCTCAGGAGAAGTGCCACCGACATGGGCTATCTCCTCCTGCGCCTGGTACTGATGCCCTGGCACGCTGGCATTTACATCGATGCCACCGGGGGCATCTGTCACGTAAACATACTTCCTGTCGGCAAACTGCAACCAAATGTCCTTGTCACGAGACCAAGAAACATACCCCGATTCTGTATTGTTCTCAACGTAGTCATCGAGGTCCAGATTTCGCGCATCTCTCGCCTCGAACCCATTATCGAAAACATCGGAGCGATCATCGACACGGTACAACAACTCGTTGCTCTGGCGCCACACCATGTTGTCAGGAAGCTGAGCCGGATCGATCGGATCAATCGCGGTTTGGCGTATGTCTTCCGCTATGCCACTCCCTTCCAGCTCGTCGACATCATTCCCGGATCGCTTCGCCACATCCGAAGTTTCGTCTTCCTGGCCGGGGGCATCCCGGGAAGGAACATCATCACTCCCACCCGAAACATCTCGGTACGTACCCGAATTCTCACCCCGGGTACCCTCTCCTGAACCCGGCTCGGAACGAGAGACGGACTCCGCATCCCGTGCTCCAAAACTTCCGTGAGAGTCAGGAGAACTTACGCCGTCGGGCTGCGGGCCGAACCCGCCGTCCGGGCGAGGACCGGGGCCGAAGTCCTGCTGAGGCGCACTGCCCGGCCCGAAAGGATGCGTCCCCGCTTGCTGTCCGGCAGGATCGCCGAAACCTCCCGTTCCGGGGGAGGGTGGTTCCGGCCGCAGCGGTTGGGCCGGCTGCGGCGACAGGTCCTGATTCGTCCACGGAGGCGCCGAGCTCGACACCTCGTGTTGCGGGACGTTCGGTTGCGCGAGGTGCTGCTGCGGTGGAGTCGGATTCCCCGCCGATTGGCCATGACCTCCCGGCTGCTGCCCCTGATTGCTCGGTTGGTTCGGCTGGCTCGATTGGCTCGGCTGATTCGGCTGGTTCTGCTGGTGCTGGCCGTGGTGGGATGGCTGACTCGAGCGTTGTTGCGATCCACTCGAGCCGTCTTTCGACGGGGACGACGACCCGGCATCGGGCTCGTCGGGCTTGGCACGCTTCACCGTGGAAGACAGGTCCGAGGCACGCTTACCCAAACCGGCGAGCTCATCGCCGGACCTGCCGAACTTCCCGGCCATGCTGCTGAGCTTGGCCGCGCCACCGCTGCCGCCGGCCAACGAGGCCAGCGCACTCGGCACCGACTTGCCGAGGGCCTGCGCGGGATTGTTCTGCCATCCCTCGACATTGAGGGTGGTCTTCACGGCCTGGTACGGGTGCGTCACCGCCCCGACCACGCCTTTTCCCATGGTTAAGAGGTTCTCGCCGTAGGAGGCCGGATGGGTGAGGTTGTACGGGTCGACCGGATTGATCATCCGGATACCCTTGACCATCTCGGCCGCACCGGAGACCACACCACTCCCGAAATCCTGGAGCGCGTCGATGTGGGCCTGGAAGCCGTCGACCATGTTGTCGCGCCACCTGGCGAGCACACCGGGCTCTTCCGGGGCATCCGCACAGGCGCGCTTCAGGATCCCGGCAGCACGGTCGCCCGCCGCGTTCACCTCGGCCTTGGCTTGTTCGATGATCTCCTTCGCGGCACGCTTGTCGTCCGCGGTGGGATCGACGAACTCGCCGGGACGTGCCATGTCGGGTGCCGGTCCACCACCGTTGGCACGTCGAACCTGCGCGTTGTAGTTCTCCACCTCGGCGTTGTGCCGCTGCCGGGCTTGTTCGGAGCGCTGCTGAGCAGCTTCAAGGTCCTGTTGTGCCCGGTTGGCCCGCCGTTGTGCGGACTCCAAAGTCTCCGCGTAGTCGGTGACGGCCTTCCCTGCCTCGGTCAACGCGTCGGCGGCACGAAACCATTTCGGAGCGGCCTGGTCCAGGTACGCGTGGAAACCGTCGGCGGCCTTGCCGTACCAGCCGCCGTCGTCGATGGCCCTGAACCCCTCACCGGCTCGCTCGCACGCCTTGCCGAGCGTGCTCAAGTGATCGGCCGTCTCGCGCAGGGTGGCCGGCTCACCGGGTACGGGGCCTTGCCCCTGCGAACGCAACCAGTCGGCGGCGGTCTCACCGCCCCCAGGAACCCACTCCACGGCATGGTCGAAGTTGTCGGCGATCCAGGCGGCGTCCTGCCCGATCGAACTCTGATTGCTCATACCGGATCTAGCCGACCTCGCCGTCACCGTTGTTGTCGGACCCCTGAAGCATCTCGAAGGTTGTCGAGCCGGGAACCAACCCACTGCCGATCTGTCCCCATGACCTGTCCTGCCAAGCGGTGGTACTCGTCGAAGGATCCCCCACCGCGGTCCCCACGATGCCTTTGAGGGTTCCGTTGACGGCGTCCTCGACCTTCTCGTAGGTGCTCCTGGTGTCCCCCAACGCTTCGGCGGCCCCCACACCGTCGTCGACGAGGTGACGCAATCCCCACTGCCATCTCCCGCCGAAGGCGCGAAGTGCCTCCCCGAGTCCTTCGTGCCCGACCTCGGTGGAAGCATCCAACGAAACCCCGGCAAACAGCCCGACTCCCTGCTCGGCCATGTGCCCCGCTCCCCAACCGAGCATCTCGCGGAGTTCGCTCACGACCTTCTCGACGCCCTTCTCAGCGTCGGCCAGGGCATCCAGATCCACTCCGAACTCGTTCTGCTCCTGACTCATCGGCTCGGCTCCTCCTCGGGGGTCGCAACTGCCAACGACTCGGGAACTATGCCCACCACGGGCGGAAGGGCGAACGGACGCTCACCCACCGCGTCGAGCATGATCCCGGTACCGTGGGGAAGCCGGGGCAGGCACTCGTCGATGAGCTCCGCACCGGACAGCAACCCGTAGTCGACCTCCTCGGTCCAGCCCGCCTCGTGGAAGAAGCCCGCCAACTGCCGAAGGTCGGAGAACACGGGCAACCAGCACAGTCCCTCGTACCAGACCTGGCGAAGCGTGTGCCCCGCCGCTGCGGGGATCACCTCCACCGCGAGTACCGCGCGTCGGAACGCCCTCATCAGCTCCTGGAGGTCAACATTACCGGCGCGGGCGGCGTCGACGGCCGCTAGCAGCTCGGCCGAGGCATCGTCGCGCTCCTCTTCCGCCGGCCCCTCGGCCACCGACAGCGGCAGCGTTCCACGCAACGTCACTGTCCGGGATTGATCCATGAACTACGACCCGTTTCGTACTCATCACAGAAGGAAGTCCCCTGCTCCCCGCTACACGCTCCGGCCGACCGCCGAGCCCCCTCAATCCCGCGAGGCGGATTCGTAATCACGCGGAAAAACCATGATCACAAATCAGGTGCCCCGACCGCCACCCCACGAATCATGGCGAGAGATATCACTCGGACAGGACCAGGCGGAGTCCGGAACGGAACCGCACGCCACATCGGAAGGAACCCGCGCCCAGGAAGAGGCCCGAACCTCACCCGGCTGCGACGGGCGCGGCGGCCAGCGACTCCACCAGCTTGCCGCACCAGTCCAGCAGCTCCTCGTCCCGCAGCTGCGGCGCTCCGATGTTGCCGCCCGCCGCGCCCTCGGTCGGCCGGGCCACCGAGACGGTGCGCACGGCCGACTTGTAGACCGCCTTCGGGTAGAGCCGCTTCATGCGCATCTGGGCCGAATCGGACAGTTCCAGCGGCGCGAACCGGATCGAGGTTCCCTGCAACGTCACCTCGGTCACGCCGTACTCGCGGCACAGCTGGCGGAACGCGGTGACCCGCAGCAGTCGTTCCACCGACCGCGGCGGCGTGCCGTAGCGGTCGGCGAGCTCGTTGCGCACGGCGTCCAAATCGGACTGTCCGGAGGAGGCGGCGATCTTGCGGTAGGCCTCCAGCCGCAACCGCTCCCCCGGCACGTAGTCGTGCGGGATGTGCGCGTCGACCGGCAGGTCCACCCGCACGTCGGTGAGTTCCTCCTGCTCCTCCGGCTCGGCCCCGGCGTCCTCGCGGTAGGCCTGCACCGCCTCGCCGACCAGCCGCATGTACAGGTCGAAGCCGACCCCGGCGATGTGCCCGGACTGCTCGGAACCGAGGATGTTGCCCGCGCCCCTGATCTCCAGGTCCTTCATGGCCACGGCCATCCCCGCCCCGAGCTCCGAGTTCTGCGCGATGGTGGCCAGTCGGTCGTGCGCGGTGTCGGTCAGCGGTTTCTCCGGCGGGTAGAGGAAGTACGCGTAGCCGCGTTCCCTGGCCCGGCCGACCCTGCCGCGCAGCTGGTGCAGCTGCGCCAGCCCCAGCGCGTCCGAGCGGTCCACGATCAGCGTGTTGGCGTTCGAGATGTCCAGGCCGGTCTCCACGATCGTGGTGCACACCAGCACGTCGTACTCGCGTTCCCAGAACCCCTGGATGATCTTTTCCAGCCGGTCCTCGTTCATCTGCCCGTGCGCGGTGACCACCCGCGCCTCCGGAACGAGTTCACGCAGGTGCCGGGCGGTCTTCTCGATGTCGTGCACCCGGTTGTGCACGAAGAACACCTGACCGTCCCGCAGCAGTTCCCGTCGCACCGCAGCGGCGACCTGCTTCTCGTCGTAGACACCCACGTAGGTCAGCACCGGGTGGCGCTCCTCCGGAGGGGTGAGGATGTTGGACATCTCGCGGATGCCCGCCATGCTCATCTCCAGGGTGCGCGGGATGGGGGTGGCCGACATGGTCAGCACGTCCACGTGGGTGCGCAGCTGCTTGATGTGCTCCTTGTGCTCCACACCGAAGCGCTGCTCCTCGTCGACGATGACCATCCCGAGGTCCTTGTAGCGCACCCCCGTCTGCAGCAACCGGTGGGTGCCGATGACGATGTCCACCTCACCGGTGAGCAGCCCGTTGACGGTCTGCTCGGACTCGTACGGATCGGTGAACCGGGAGAGCCCCTTGATGTTGACCGGGAAGGAGTGCATCCGGTCGGTGAAGGTGTTCAGGTGCTGCTGCGCCAGCAGGGTGGTCGGCACCAGCACCGCCACCTGCTTGCCGTCCTGCACCGCCTTGAACGCCGCGCGCACCGCGATCTCGGTCTTGCCGTAGCCGACGTCACCGCAGATGACCCGGTCCATCGGGACCGAGTTCCGCATGTCGGTCTTGACCTCCTCGATCGCGGCGAGCTGATCACCGGTCTCGGTGTAGGGAAAGGCGTCCTCCAGCTCGCGCTGCCACGGAGAGTCCTCGCCGAAGGCGTGACCGGGCGCGGACTGCCTGGCCGCGTAGAGCTGGACCAGCTCCGAGGCGATCTCCTTGACGGCCTTGCGGGCCTTGGCCTTGGTGTTCTTCCAGTCGGAACCGCCGAGCTTGTTCAGCGTGGGGACCTCGCCACCGACGTAGCGCGAGACCTCGTCGAGCTGGTCGGTCGGCACGAACAACCGGTCGCCCGACTGCCCCCGCTTGCTGGAGGCGTACTCCAGCACCAGGTACTCGCGGGTGGCGCCGCCGATGGTGCGCTGCACCATCTCGACGTACTTGCCGATGCCGTGCTGCTCGTGCACCACGTGATCGCCCGGTTTGAGCGCGAGCGGATCCACCCCGTTGCGCCGCCGCGAGGGCATCCGGCGCATGTCCTTGGTGGAGGTGCCGCCGCGACCGCCGGTCAGATCGGCCTCGGTGAGCACCACCAGCCCCACGTCGGGGGCGGCGAAGCCGTCCTCCATGTCGGCGCGCACCACCGTGACCACACCGGCCTCCGGCGCCTCCGCGAGCCCGTTCTCGGCGTGCCGGGCGGGCAGATCCACCTCGCCCAGCTGCTGGACGGCGCGCTGCGCGGTACCGGTGCCGGGCACCACCAGCAGCGTGGCACCACCACCGGCGGTGTGGGCGCGCAGGTCGTCGAAGGCCCGCGACACGTCACCGCGGTACTGCTCTACCTGCTTCAGCCCGAGCCGCAGGGCCTCGTCGTCACCCTCCTCGACGCTGCTGAACTGGCTCAGGGTCCACCACGGCAGCCCGAGTTCGCGGGTGTACTCGGCAACCTCGGCCAGCTCACGGTAGGCGGAGGCGCCGAGGTCGATTGGAGCGTTGCCGCCGTCGGCCGCGACCATCCAGGAGGCTTCGAGGAACTCCTCACCGGTCCGCACCAGATCCGCCGCCCGCGCCCGGACCTTCTCCGGATCGGCGAGCACCACGTGGGTGCCCTCGGGCAGCAGATCGGTCAGCAACTCCATCCTGCCCGCGCACAGCGCCGGTATCAGCGCCTCCATGCCTTCGGTGGCGATCCCCTCGGCGAGGCTGTTGAGCATCTCGCCGAGCTGCGCGTCACCCGAGTGGTGCTCGGACAGTTCGCGGGCCTTGGCGCGCACGTCCTCGGTGAGCAGCAGCTCGCGGCACGGCGGTGCGTGCAGCCGGGGCGGGTCCTGCTCGTCGGAGCCGTCGGACAGCGAGCGCTGGTCGGAGACCGAGAAGGGGCGGATGGCGGTGACCTCGTCGCCGAAGAACTCCAACCGCAGCGGGTGTTCCTCGGTCGGCGGGAAGACGTCGACGATGCCGCCGCGCACCGCGAACTCACCGCGCTTCTCGACCATGTCCACGCGGTTGTAGGCGAGTTCGGTCAGGCGGGTGGCGAGCTGTTCGAACTCGTGCTCCTCGCCCACCCCGAGCAGCACCGGCGGTAGCTCCCCCAGACCGGGCGCGACCGGCTGAATCAGACTGCGCACGGTGGTGACCAGCACTCGCAGGGCGCCGTGCGGGTGTTCCTCGGGATGGGCGAGCCTGCGCAGCACCGCGAGTCGCCGCCCGACGGTGTCCGCGCGCGGGGACAGACGCTCGTGCGGCAGGGTCTCCCAGGAGGGCATGACCTCGACGCCTTCGGGCCCCAGCATCGAGGAGACCGCCGCCGCGATCTCGTCGGCCTCCCTGCCGGTCGCGGTGACCAACAGCACGGGCCGATCGCTGCCGCCGAGTCGGCTGCCCGCCGCCAGCGCGGTGGCGACCAGCGGTCGCGCCGCGGCGGGCCCCTCCATCGACAGCCGCGGTGAATCGGCCACGGCCGCGACCCGCCCCAGCGCCGGGTCACGTGAAAGAGTTTGGAACAGTCCGGCCAGCGGCCCAGCCTGGGTCATGGAACAACCTCGCACCGCGACGAAGGGAACGTCGGCACACGATCCCGCGAACAGTGGGAACGCCGTGAAAGCGGCCTCGCCCGCCGCAGGGCACTGCCTCCGGCCCGCGGGCACCCGAACCAGCGTACGACTCGCGGGCGGTGGCTCCCGGGCGGCCCGCCCCGTTCCGTGCGGGACACCACCCCCGTTCGGGCGAGGACGCCGCCCGCTCCGGTAACGACACCGCACCGCTCCGGGCAGTGCCCTGTCGTCCCGGTTCGCCGGGGCCGGAAACGATGCCAGGATGTGGGTATGGTCACATCCGATCGTTCACATCTTCCGAACCGACCGGTGATCTCCCGCCGTGCGGCGCTCTCCGGCATGGCGGGCACGTTGCTGCTGGGAGCCTGCGGCGGCGGGGACACCGACGGTGAACGCACCACGCCCCCGGACCCAGCGCCGCCGCTGCGGGTGGAGGTGCTGTCCGATCGGCTGGAGCACGGTTGGGACGTGGGATTCCTGCCGAACGGTTCGGCACTCGTGACGCAGCGCCCCGGCCGACTGGCGGTGGTCGGCGATTCGGGGACCGGCACGGTTCGGGCGAACTTCGACGACCTGCTCGTTCGCGGGGAGGGCGGCCTCATGGGGCTGCTGGTGGACCCCGACTTCGACGAGAACCGGCGGTTCCTGACTTGCCAGACGCACCAGCGCGACGGCGAGGCGGTGGACATCAGGCTGGTCGACTGGCGGTTGTCCGCCGACGGACGGCGGGCCGAGCGGACCGGCACGTTGCTGACCGGCCTGCCGGTCAACCCCAGCGGCAGGCACTCGGGATGCAGACCGGTCCTCGGCCCCGACGGGAACCTGCTGGTGACCACCGGGGACACCGCGCGTCCCGACGTGGCGCAGGACCTCGGATCGCTGGGCGGCAAGGTGCTGCGGCTGCGCCCGGACACCGGTGCTCCCGCGCCGGACAACCCGATGGTCGGCGATCCGGATCCCGCCACCCGGTTGATCTACACCTTCGGCCACCGCAATCCCCAGGGGATAGCCGTGCGCGAGGACGGCGAGGTGTTCGTGGCCGAGCACGGCCCCGATGTGGACGACGAGCTGAACCGGCTGGTTCGGGGCGGCAACTACGGCTGGGACCCCTCACAGGGTGGGCGGAGCGGATACTACGACGAGTCGGTGCCGATGACCGATCGGGAGCGGTTCCCCGACGCGGTGCCCGCCGTGTGGACCTCAGGCGACGAGACCGTGGCGGTCTGCGACGCGACCTTCCTTCGCGGTTCACGCTGGGGATCGCTGGAAGGGGTGCTCGCCGTCACGACGTTGAAGGGCAGCAAGTTGCTGCTGTTCCGGCTGTCCGACAACGGTCGCTCGGTGCGGCGGATGTGGGCGCCGGAGGAGCTGGACGACACCCACGGCAGGTTGCGAGCCGCCACCCTCGGCCCGGACGACGCGCTGTACCTGACCACGTCGAACGGATCCGGCGATCAACTGCTGCGGGTCACCCCGGGCTGATCCCGGGCGGCACCGTGCCGGTTCCGTTAGGCGGCGATGAGCGAAGCACGGTGTGTCGGTGTTCACTGGCGGTTGTGGCGGTGGGACCGCCGAACCTAACGTTGTCTACTCGACAGTAACTTTTGCCGCTGATGCCACCGCGTTCCCGGCGCGGCACGGAAGGAACACACCGATGAACATGCTGCTGCGCCTGGTCGTGCTCGCGGTCAAGACCGTGTTCGGCCGCAGGGTGCACCCGCTCGGCCCCTGCTACACGAACTTCCGGGTGGCGCCCACCGATCTGGACCTGCTGGGGCACATGAACAACGGTGTCTACTTCTCGATCTTCGATCTCGGGCGTATCGACCTGATGCTGCGCTCCGGAATACTGCGCAGGATACGGCCGAAGGGCTGGTACGCCGTGGTCACCAACGAGACCGGATCGTTCCGCCGCCCGCTGCGGCCCTTCCGCGCGTTCACGCTGCGCACCAGGATCATCGGCTGGGACGAACGACACCTGTTCATGGAGCACCGAGCGGTCAGCGGCGGAAAGCTCACCACCACGGCGGTGATCCAGCTCCGGTTCCTCTCCAAAACCGGTGAGCGGGTCACACCGGAACAGGTGGCGAACCTGCTTCCCGGTCCCGTGGAGCGTCCGGAGCTCCCCGAATGGGTGGCGCAGTGGAGCAAGGCCGGTTACGAACACACCCGCGAACTCGAACAGGAAACCGACTCCTACGAGTGAGTGTAGGCATCTCGCCGTAGGTGGCCGCTTGGCGGAACCTCCCGCACGGCTCTCACCCCGGGGAGGCCCGACATCGGGTAGCGACCTACACAACGTCGGACCTTCCTCGCGAGAGCCGCACGGGAGAACCCGCGGCGGTGCCTACTGCGAGAGTGGTCGGAGCGCGGCCTGCGGGGGTGGTGGGAGTTCGGCCCGCGTCGATGGCGCGACGATTTCGCGAGAAATCAACGGCCTCCGCACGGGAACCGCACCATGCGCACCGTAGGCCACGCCCAGCGGCGCGACGATTTCGCGAGAAATCGACGGCGCCGGGATCGAAGCGGGGAGCTCCTCACTCGGTTTCGTGGTCACGGCTGCGCAACCGCGGCTCGTGTTCCAGGTGCGAAAGACCGTTCCAGGCGAGGTTGACCAGGTGGGCGGCGACCTCGTCCCTGCCCGGCCGGTGCACCTCCAGCCACCACTGCCCGGTCAGCGCCACCATCCCCACCAGCGCCTGGCTGTAGAGCGGGGCCAGCTCGGGATCGTAACCGCGGGCACTGAACTGGAGTCCGAAGATGTGCTCGACCTGGCTGGCTATGTCGTTGAGCAGCCCGGAGAACGTTCCGGTGGCGCTGGCAACCGGAGAGTCACGGACCAGGATCCGAAAACCGTCCGTGGAATTGTCGATGTAGTCCAGCAGCGCGCAGGCCGCCTGCTCCAGCAGCTCGCGCGGATGCCCCGCCGACAGCGCGGAGACGACCCTGTCGAGCAGCGTCTGCATCTCGCGGTCCACGACCACGGCGTAGATGCCTTCCTTGCCACCGAAGTGCTCGTAGACCACCGGCTTGGAGACCTCGGCGCGATGGGCGATCTCCTCGATGGAGGCACCGTCGAAGCCCTTCTCCGCGAACAGCGCCCTGGCGACGTCCAACAGCTGCTGCCGACGTTCCTTGCCGGTCATCCGTACCCGGCCGGCACCGCGGGAACCGTTGCCGCCGGAAGCACTGTCGGACCGGCCCCGTCCACGTCGCCGTACCGCCATGACAGATCACCCTACGTACCGGCGCGGCCGCCCGTGAACACGCCTTCGTCGTGGTGTCGGACCGGGATGTGGCGCGGCCCGCGCACCGAAGCGGCCCGCGCACGGCCACGGGTCCTCTCGCGGGCTCTCACCGCTGGCGGGGCCGACACGGGGCGGGAACACACCACGCCACGTCGGCCCTCACCGCACGAGAGCCCGCGAGAGGTTCCGCGACGGGTCACCCCGGCGGACCGGAGTGAGCAGCTCCTGTCGGAGCGGTGGCCTCAGCCGTGCTCCTCGGTCACCGAGATGCGGGCGAGCCGCTGCTCGTTGGGCCAGCGGACCTTCCAGGCCCAGCCGAGTTTCTCGAGCATCCAGATCAACCGTGCCGAGATGTCGAGCTGCCCCTTGAGCACCCCGTGCCGCGCGCAGGTCGGATCGGCGTGGTGCGAGTTGTGCCAGGACTCGCCGAACGAGATCAGCGCCAGCGGCCAGAAGTTGGCGGCCTTGTCGCGGCTCTTGAACGGACGCTCGCCGATCATGTGGCAGATGGAGTTCACCGACCAGGTGATGTGGTGCAGCACCGACACCCGGACCAGACCGGCCCAGAAGAACGCGGTGAGCGCTCCCCACCAGGACCAGGTGATCAGCCCGCCGAGCACGGCGGGGAGCACGAAGCTGACCACGGTCCACAGCGGGAAGAGCCTGTTGATCCGCTCGAGGACGCGGTCCTTGAGCAGGTCGGGAGCGAACCGGTCGACGTTGGTCACGTCACGTTCGAACAGCCAACCCATGTGGGCGTGCCAGAACCCCTTGGCCAGCGCCGTGGCGGAGCTGCCGAAGCGCCAGGGCGAGTGCGGGTCGCCCTCCCGGTCGGAGTAGGCGTGGTGCCTGCGGTGGTCGGC
This portion of the Actinopolyspora lacussalsi genome encodes:
- a CDS encoding transcription-repair coupling factor (superfamily II helicase) (product_source=KO:K03723; cath_funfam=3.40.50.300; cog=COG1197; ko=KO:K03723; pfam=PF00270,PF00271,PF02559,PF03461; smart=SM00487,SM00982,SM01058; superfamily=141259,143517,52540,89957; tigrfam=TIGR00580), which produces MTQAGPLAGLFQTLSRDPALGRVAAVADSPRLSMEGPAAARPLVATALAAGSRLGGSDRPVLLVTATGREADEIAAAVSSMLGPEGVEVMPSWETLPHERLSPRADTVGRRLAVLRRLAHPEEHPHGALRVLVTTVRSLIQPVAPGLGELPPVLLGVGEEHEFEQLATRLTELAYNRVDMVEKRGEFAVRGGIVDVFPPTEEHPLRLEFFGDEVTAIRPFSVSDQRSLSDGSDEQDPPRLHAPPCRELLLTEDVRAKARELSEHHSGDAQLGEMLNSLAEGIATEGMEALIPALCAGRMELLTDLLPEGTHVVLADPEKVRARAADLVRTGEEFLEASWMVAADGGNAPIDLGASAYRELAEVAEYTRELGLPWWTLSQFSSVEEGDDEALRLGLKQVEQYRGDVSRAFDDLRAHTAGGGATLLVVPGTGTAQRAVQQLGEVDLPARHAENGLAEAPEAGVVTVVRADMEDGFAAPDVGLVVLTEADLTGGRGGTSTKDMRRMPSRRRNGVDPLALKPGDHVVHEQHGIGKYVEMVQRTIGGATREYLVLEYASSKRGQSGDRLFVPTDQLDEVSRYVGGEVPTLNKLGGSDWKNTKAKARKAVKEIASELVQLYAARQSAPGHAFGEDSPWQRELEDAFPYTETGDQLAAIEEVKTDMRNSVPMDRVICGDVGYGKTEIAVRAAFKAVQDGKQVAVLVPTTLLAQQHLNTFTDRMHSFPVNIKGLSRFTDPYESEQTVNGLLTGEVDIVIGTHRLLQTGVRYKDLGMVIVDEEQRFGVEHKEHIKQLRTHVDVLTMSATPIPRTLEMSMAGIREMSNILTPPEERHPVLTYVGVYDEKQVAAAVRRELLRDGQVFFVHNRVHDIEKTARHLRELVPEARVVTAHGQMNEDRLEKIIQGFWEREYDVLVCTTIVETGLDISNANTLIVDRSDALGLAQLHQLRGRVGRARERGYAYFLYPPEKPLTDTAHDRLATIAQNSELGAGMAVAMKDLEIRGAGNILGSEQSGHIAGVGFDLYMRLVGEAVQAYREDAGAEPEEQEELTDVRVDLPVDAHIPHDYVPGERLRLEAYRKIAASSGQSDLDAVRNELADRYGTPPRSVERLLRVTAFRQLCREYGVTEVTLQGTSIRFAPLELSDSAQMRMKRLYPKAVYKSAVRTVSVARPTEGAAGGNIGAPQLRDEELLDWCGKLVESLAAAPVAAG
- a CDS encoding glucose/arabinose dehydrogenase (product_source=COG2133; cath_funfam=2.120.10.30; cog=COG2133; pfam=PF07995; smart=SM00589; superfamily=50952) — translated: MVTSDRSHLPNRPVISRRAALSGMAGTLLLGACGGGDTDGERTTPPDPAPPLRVEVLSDRLEHGWDVGFLPNGSALVTQRPGRLAVVGDSGTGTVRANFDDLLVRGEGGLMGLLVDPDFDENRRFLTCQTHQRDGEAVDIRLVDWRLSADGRRAERTGTLLTGLPVNPSGRHSGCRPVLGPDGNLLVTTGDTARPDVAQDLGSLGGKVLRLRPDTGAPAPDNPMVGDPDPATRLIYTFGHRNPQGIAVREDGEVFVAEHGPDVDDELNRLVRGGNYGWDPSQGGRSGYYDESVPMTDRERFPDAVPAVWTSGDETVAVCDATFLRGSRWGSLEGVLAVTTLKGSKLLLFRLSDNGRSVRRMWAPEELDDTHGRLRAATLGPDDALYLTTSNGSGDQLLRVTPG